Proteins from a genomic interval of Oceanispirochaeta crateris:
- the thiI gene encoding tRNA uracil 4-sulfurtransferase ThiI, with the protein MSDLYLIKIGEITLKKGNRGLFERQLKNNIKKILRPYPTRVTNRSGRFYLECEGLDEEYVSSCLSKVFGIVGYTRSYSCAKELDALEEKALLVAQQNIDAGVGMKFKVETRRVDKSLPLDNYGYSAEIGGRVFEKIPGLIVDVKNPDWIIHIELREKGYVYGFTHKGPGGLPVHSGGKGMLLLSGGIDSPVAGYLMAKRGMSLDAVYFHTPPYTSPESLEKVKDLARIIAPWTGGITLYTVPFTDVQVQINRSVRPETTTLHSRAAMMKIAQSMAHKRKDLALITGEALSQVASQTVESLAYTNSSVDLPVFRPLIGMDKEETILISRRIEAFDTSTQPYDDCCSLFSPDHPDVRPDLKKTQSEWETIEGMDALLAEAETQAEKFYFPPQRLKE; encoded by the coding sequence ATGAGTGACTTATACCTGATAAAAATAGGCGAAATTACCCTGAAAAAAGGGAATAGAGGCCTCTTCGAGCGTCAGCTCAAGAACAATATTAAGAAAATCCTCCGCCCCTACCCTACAAGGGTAACCAACAGGAGCGGACGTTTCTATCTGGAGTGCGAAGGATTGGACGAAGAATACGTTTCATCCTGCCTTTCCAAGGTGTTCGGGATCGTTGGATACACCCGTTCCTATAGTTGTGCCAAAGAACTGGATGCTCTGGAAGAAAAAGCCCTTCTGGTAGCCCAGCAGAACATAGATGCCGGTGTGGGCATGAAATTCAAGGTAGAAACCAGGAGGGTAGACAAGAGCCTTCCTCTGGATAATTACGGCTATTCAGCCGAGATTGGCGGCCGGGTGTTTGAAAAGATTCCGGGACTCATCGTGGACGTTAAGAACCCCGATTGGATCATACATATTGAACTGCGGGAGAAGGGGTATGTCTACGGATTTACCCACAAGGGCCCCGGAGGCCTTCCCGTGCACAGCGGAGGAAAGGGCATGCTCCTACTTTCAGGAGGCATTGACTCTCCCGTGGCCGGTTACCTCATGGCAAAACGGGGTATGAGCCTGGATGCAGTGTACTTTCACACACCCCCCTACACCAGCCCGGAATCCCTGGAAAAGGTCAAAGACCTGGCAAGGATCATAGCCCCCTGGACGGGAGGCATCACCCTCTATACGGTTCCCTTTACGGATGTCCAGGTTCAGATCAATCGATCGGTCCGCCCCGAAACAACGACCCTCCACTCCCGGGCGGCGATGATGAAGATTGCCCAGTCCATGGCTCACAAGAGAAAAGATCTGGCCCTTATCACGGGAGAAGCCCTGAGTCAGGTCGCCAGTCAGACCGTGGAAAGCCTGGCTTATACCAATAGTTCTGTAGATTTGCCTGTTTTTAGACCGCTTATTGGAATGGATAAGGAAGAAACAATCCTCATATCCCGCAGGATTGAAGCCTTTGACACCTCCACTCAGCCCTATGATGACTGCTGCAGCCTCTTCAGCCCGGACCATCCTGATGTGAGACCTGACTTGAAAAAGACCCAAAGTGAATGGGAAACGATAGAAGGAATGGATGCCCTGCTGGCAGAAGCAGAGACGCAGGCGGAGAAGTTTTACTTTCCGCCTCAGAGGCTCAAGGAATAG
- a CDS encoding cysteine desulfurase family protein — protein MIYLDWAATTPPYGDIQNIMNETALTYYGNPSSLHQEGRRAHEKLEEMRSRCAAILGGTPQELIFTSGGTESNNMIISSLLTRRDKGRVIVSGMEHPSVWEPTQALSKQGWDVKVIKAGSNGLIRPEKLSRLLTEDTKMVLIMGVHNESGVIQPLNDLVEVTRKAESKRPIHFHSDLVQYAGKLPLNLGSLGIDSASISSHKFRGPRGVGLLYEKKPLSGVYAGGDHERGLRPGTENLSGIAGMTVALERVPQALECSQAARRRMILLMNGIKEIPGARLLPQERLENDLHFTPWILNCALPPLPGEVLVRVMDEAGFALSTGSACSSQKKSRTRGLEAMGIDAKTAFSSIRISQGPNTTEEEISSLLRVLKEQASLLGRAIR, from the coding sequence ATGATTTACCTCGACTGGGCCGCTACGACCCCTCCCTATGGGGATATACAAAATATAATGAATGAAACAGCCCTTACTTATTATGGAAACCCCTCGTCTCTCCATCAGGAAGGACGCAGGGCCCATGAGAAACTGGAAGAAATGCGCTCCCGCTGTGCGGCCATTCTGGGTGGTACCCCCCAAGAGTTGATCTTTACTTCGGGGGGAACAGAATCCAACAATATGATCATATCCTCACTTCTGACGAGGCGGGACAAGGGCCGTGTGATTGTCAGCGGCATGGAGCACCCCTCGGTTTGGGAGCCCACCCAGGCCCTCAGTAAACAGGGTTGGGACGTGAAAGTCATCAAAGCCGGTTCAAACGGTTTGATCCGCCCCGAAAAGCTGAGCCGCCTTTTAACAGAAGATACAAAAATGGTGCTTATCATGGGCGTTCATAATGAAAGCGGTGTAATACAACCCCTGAATGATCTTGTTGAAGTGACTAGAAAAGCCGAATCAAAGAGACCAATCCACTTTCATAGCGACCTTGTTCAATATGCGGGGAAACTCCCCCTGAACCTCGGCTCCCTGGGAATCGATTCAGCCTCGATCAGCAGCCATAAGTTCAGAGGTCCCCGCGGGGTCGGTCTCTTATACGAAAAGAAGCCCCTCTCTGGAGTCTATGCCGGTGGAGACCATGAAAGAGGACTCAGACCGGGAACAGAAAATCTTTCGGGAATTGCTGGGATGACAGTGGCTCTGGAGAGAGTTCCCCAGGCATTGGAATGTTCCCAGGCCGCCCGCAGGAGGATGATTCTTCTGATGAATGGCATCAAGGAAATCCCCGGAGCCAGACTTCTCCCCCAAGAGAGACTGGAGAATGACCTCCACTTCACCCCCTGGATACTCAACTGTGCCCTTCCTCCACTGCCGGGAGAAGTTCTGGTACGGGTCATGGATGAGGCTGGTTTTGCCCTCTCCACGGGATCTGCCTGCTCAAGCCAGAAGAAGAGCCGTACCAGAGGTTTGGAAGCCATGGGTATCGATGCTAAAACGGCCTTCAGCTCCATTCGCATCTCCCAGGGACCTAACACAACAGAGGAGGAAATCAGCTCCTTATTGAGAGTTTTAAAAGAACAGGCCTCATTGCTGGGCCGGGCCATCCGCTGA
- a CDS encoding ArsR/SmtB family transcription factor, protein MENKCNCPEELVEGYARKLKVCGHPLRLKMLCLIERQDCCVSELWQCLDQPQPVISQHLAVLKDKGIVDSATEGNKRIYRIVDPFVQNIIAGFDGILPEKSSQ, encoded by the coding sequence ATGGAAAATAAATGTAACTGTCCGGAAGAACTGGTGGAAGGATATGCCAGAAAATTAAAAGTTTGTGGTCACCCCCTCAGGCTCAAGATGCTGTGCCTGATAGAACGCCAGGACTGTTGTGTCTCAGAACTCTGGCAATGCCTGGATCAGCCTCAACCTGTGATTTCCCAGCACCTGGCAGTGTTGAAGGATAAAGGCATTGTGGATTCCGCAACGGAAGGGAACAAGAGGATCTACCGGATCGTTGACCCCTTTGTGCAGAATATCATTGCCGGGTTTGACGGTATCCTGCCCGAAAAATCTTCTCAGTAA
- a CDS encoding glycosyltransferase family 4 protein, producing the protein MEIKNLLLAFTATALAFLFNLYIIPGLIHLSHKKNWYDDAHDERKIHTGLISRLGGIGILASLVIASVITSLVTSKLLHSSVLFRLSPHHNPLLILLGVILIFIIGLLDDFTDMKARKKLLGQVLAALLVILGGAGIRFFTIPFWGITLNLSWFGPLLTLFWLVGMTNAINLIDGLDGLSAGISSIACFIYGIAFLISGDIMLSIISFTLLGSLMGYLFYNFPPAKIFMGDSGSLSLGFILALLPLLGSPESGDSLVMPVVMLFIPIADVLAAMLRRRRKGMHFFSPDKEHMHHKLLDLKLDARQILSIIIGLQIVAGFAVLLFLLVKGPLRYVSILIALLLVVTLFLYLHWDRHYKKS; encoded by the coding sequence ATGGAAATAAAGAATCTATTACTCGCTTTTACAGCTACAGCCTTGGCCTTTTTATTCAACCTATATATTATTCCAGGACTCATTCATTTATCACATAAAAAAAACTGGTACGATGATGCTCATGATGAGCGGAAGATCCATACAGGACTGATTTCCCGTCTGGGTGGCATCGGCATCCTGGCTTCATTGGTCATCGCCTCTGTCATCACCAGCCTTGTTACATCAAAATTACTGCACTCTTCGGTCTTATTCCGATTGAGCCCCCATCACAATCCCCTATTGATCTTATTGGGAGTGATTCTGATTTTTATCATTGGTCTTCTCGATGATTTTACCGATATGAAGGCTCGTAAAAAGCTCCTTGGTCAGGTTCTTGCCGCCCTCCTCGTGATCCTAGGGGGTGCGGGTATCCGTTTTTTTACGATTCCCTTTTGGGGAATCACCCTCAATTTGAGCTGGTTTGGCCCTTTACTGACCCTCTTTTGGCTGGTGGGTATGACCAATGCAATCAATCTGATTGACGGCCTGGACGGACTCTCCGCGGGAATCTCATCCATTGCCTGCTTTATCTATGGCATCGCCTTTCTCATCAGCGGCGATATAATGCTGTCCATCATCAGTTTTACCCTTCTGGGCTCCCTTATGGGATACCTTTTTTACAACTTTCCTCCCGCCAAAATATTTATGGGAGATTCGGGCAGTCTAAGCCTGGGATTCATCCTGGCCCTCCTCCCTCTATTGGGAAGCCCGGAATCGGGAGACAGTCTGGTCATGCCTGTGGTGATGCTCTTTATCCCCATCGCCGATGTTCTGGCAGCCATGCTCCGCAGACGCCGGAAGGGAATGCATTTTTTCAGCCCCGACAAGGAGCACATGCACCACAAACTTCTGGACCTGAAACTGGATGCCAGGCAGATTCTCTCCATTATAATCGGTCTGCAGATCGTCGCGGGATTTGCAGTACTTCTCTTTCTTCTCGTGAAGGGTCCACTGCGTTATGTATCCATTTTGATCGCTCTTTTGCTGGTTGTAACCCTCTTCCTCTACCTGCATTGGGATAGGCATTACAAAAAAAGCTAA
- a CDS encoding DUF6675 family protein — translation MMIQKQMILSVLVLLSVSALLGADPSPLKEGSNYLERTLNYVEDSSKVALMPDFASKPQLERTLREFKPSGIVELLYTMPLPETGNKDMMLHILQSLSAISTLEGIEYWSGSRQAMYPYLEEAYAVEKTRSSRKVADPVFTSLPKGPQTISVFQNDTTFGKTWYDVSFEVKGNSIRLSMINRTTIRYKFFPVLRDERLLIEMIIIPREEDLLFYGMAAFRLGNTFGIEIDLDESFDHRMSALQTWFSNQTYP, via the coding sequence ATGATGATACAAAAACAAATGATTTTATCAGTATTGGTGCTCTTGTCTGTTTCTGCTCTCTTAGGTGCAGATCCTTCGCCCTTGAAAGAGGGGTCTAACTACCTTGAACGGACTCTCAACTATGTTGAAGACAGTTCCAAGGTGGCACTCATGCCTGATTTTGCATCCAAACCCCAGTTGGAGCGAACGCTGAGAGAATTCAAACCCAGCGGGATTGTGGAACTCCTTTATACCATGCCTCTTCCCGAAACTGGGAATAAGGACATGATGCTCCATATTCTCCAGAGTCTCTCTGCCATCAGCACCCTGGAAGGCATCGAATACTGGTCAGGAAGCCGGCAGGCCATGTATCCCTATTTAGAGGAAGCCTATGCTGTAGAAAAAACAAGAAGCAGCCGCAAAGTGGCCGATCCTGTTTTTACAAGCCTGCCTAAGGGGCCTCAGACAATCTCGGTGTTTCAGAATGATACTACTTTTGGAAAAACCTGGTATGATGTGAGTTTTGAGGTCAAAGGCAATTCGATCCGTTTGTCCATGATCAACAGGACGACTATCCGTTATAAGTTTTTCCCCGTCCTGCGGGATGAAAGGCTCCTCATCGAGATGATCATCATTCCCCGGGAAGAGGACCTCCTGTTCTATGGAATGGCCGCCTTCCGTCTGGGGAATACCTTTGGAATTGAAATAGATTTGGATGAGTCCTTTGATCACAGGATGAGTGCTCTCCAGACCTGGTTTTCAAATCAGACCTACCCTTAG
- a CDS encoding 3-dehydroquinate synthase, translating to MEIIKSFSFGGFPSKAVLCNKQELLPSDTALFVADHHTRELISLPEGLAEVTLIPGEEGKQWDAVDKILKTAMEEGLARDSLICGAGGGVVTDMTAFAGSLYMRGCRVILIPTSLLAMVDAALGGKTGIDAGVYKNMIGTFYPAEEVRICPELLRDLPLKEYMNGLGEVLKTAIIGDADLLQLLVEKREAVLARDTEILSEIIRRCILVKGALVEEDLREKGRRAFLNLGHTFGHALEAVSEFRWSHGAAVIWGTVKALEASVRLGLASPDWAEEMKSLFLGYGYELEALEDPQAILEAMKMDKKKQKGKLRYILPAGPQDIRIEFLDPDFVLEVLKVK from the coding sequence ATGGAAATCATTAAATCATTCAGTTTCGGCGGTTTTCCCAGTAAAGCCGTATTATGCAATAAACAAGAACTTCTCCCCTCTGATACGGCCCTCTTTGTCGCCGATCATCATACCCGGGAACTCATCAGCCTTCCCGAGGGCCTGGCTGAGGTCACCCTCATCCCCGGTGAAGAAGGAAAACAGTGGGATGCGGTAGACAAAATCCTGAAGACCGCCATGGAAGAAGGCCTGGCCCGGGATTCCCTGATCTGCGGCGCCGGGGGAGGGGTGGTCACCGATATGACCGCCTTTGCCGGTAGCCTGTATATGAGGGGCTGCCGGGTGATCCTCATCCCCACTTCACTTCTGGCCATGGTGGATGCCGCCCTAGGGGGAAAGACAGGCATAGATGCCGGTGTATATAAGAATATGATCGGGACTTTTTATCCTGCCGAAGAGGTTAGAATCTGTCCGGAACTCCTCAGGGATCTTCCCCTCAAGGAGTATATGAATGGATTGGGTGAGGTCCTAAAGACGGCCATCATCGGCGATGCCGACCTGCTCCAGCTCTTAGTCGAAAAGAGAGAGGCCGTTCTGGCCCGGGATACGGAGATCCTTTCGGAGATCATCAGACGCTGCATTCTCGTAAAGGGTGCTCTGGTGGAGGAAGATCTGAGAGAGAAGGGCCGGAGGGCTTTTTTGAATCTGGGGCATACCTTCGGTCATGCTCTGGAAGCGGTGAGCGAGTTCCGTTGGAGCCATGGTGCTGCCGTTATCTGGGGGACCGTAAAAGCCCTGGAGGCCTCTGTTCGTCTCGGTCTGGCATCTCCTGACTGGGCGGAGGAGATGAAAAGTCTTTTTCTCGGTTATGGATATGAACTGGAGGCCTTGGAAGATCCTCAAGCGATCCTGGAGGCTATGAAGATGGATAAGAAGAAGCAGAAAGGCAAACTCCGTTACATCCTTCCCGCAGGGCCTCAGGATATTCGCATTGAATTCCTGGACCCCGACTTTGTATTGGAAGTCCTTAAAGTGAAATAA
- a CDS encoding helicase-related protein translates to MNFKELPVYREKARILKSLEEHQVVVVESPTGSGKTTQIPLILHEAGYTSRGMVGVTQPRRIATLSVCDYIARQTGSKVPGMVGYKMRFEDNTLPETRMKIMTDGTLLQEMKTDPLLHQYSVIMVDEAHERSLNIDFILGLLKTILAERSDFKVIISSATINAAMFSEYFDRAPVVTIETPVYPVAMVYDPPATLGDPDQLAAKITTIVERAVNDRRKGDILIFLSGEKIIKDTIAMLNLSSVKKKLVIQPLYGRLSKEEQERIFTKTPFGKTKVVVSTNIAETSVTIEGITTVIDSGLAKQNFYNPRTFTSSLVETEISQASANQRRGRAGRTQPGTCYRLYPKDSFTSRPLFTREEIYRTDLAEVVLRMAELGISNFQSFDFISPPGRKGIMGAVETLKLLDALDNSNKLTAVGRMMTPFPLMPRHARMIVESIMNYPSVIRETLIAAAFLSTNSPYLLPQGEEMEARRAHHHFRDNRGDFAAYLKLFEGFNTSSDQSAFCKRYYLEERTMSELVNIQGQLEDIVGGMGIPIGEGGSLDDYLCACARGNIQFVCVRSGRGSYKSLTADRILIHPGSTMFRESPPFIVAGEIVRTSQTYARSVSPLTRELISKTNRDLALQLEPQGVGRIKEKKKRDTSQGITIGKTSFPVVQPKKGKKKMALIDWTSAWKELKNMAPDQWPDYKGMKGILSWDGREILKGTPLSLMFKIITKINPKKDILSGIPSKNFSIENNKHMNELAENMHILLKISSSGKRKKSSYGIISLQTDGEGHFWFRSVSNFTSAVNESLASLELLADQVSSEMEGEQWGLVNKAYRRVDSFISL, encoded by the coding sequence TTGAATTTTAAAGAACTCCCGGTATACCGGGAAAAAGCCCGTATTCTAAAGAGTCTTGAAGAACATCAGGTTGTGGTGGTGGAAAGCCCCACAGGATCGGGTAAAACCACCCAGATCCCCCTGATCCTTCATGAAGCGGGATACACGTCCCGGGGAATGGTCGGAGTGACCCAACCTCGACGTATTGCCACCCTCTCGGTGTGTGACTACATTGCCCGTCAGACAGGCAGCAAGGTACCCGGAATGGTGGGTTACAAGATGCGCTTCGAAGACAATACCCTCCCCGAAACTCGGATGAAAATCATGACCGACGGGACTCTCCTACAGGAGATGAAGACAGACCCTTTACTCCATCAGTATTCTGTCATCATGGTCGATGAGGCCCATGAACGCAGCCTGAACATCGACTTTATTCTGGGTCTCTTAAAAACCATTCTAGCCGAACGTTCCGACTTCAAGGTTATCATCAGTTCGGCAACCATCAATGCAGCCATGTTTTCCGAGTACTTTGACAGGGCTCCCGTGGTGACAATAGAAACCCCGGTCTATCCTGTAGCCATGGTTTATGACCCTCCGGCCACCCTGGGTGATCCGGATCAGCTGGCAGCAAAAATCACCACCATAGTGGAACGGGCTGTCAATGACCGTCGTAAGGGTGACATCCTGATTTTTCTGTCGGGCGAAAAAATCATCAAAGATACAATCGCCATGCTGAACCTGTCTTCTGTTAAGAAAAAGCTGGTCATCCAGCCACTCTACGGCCGCCTCAGCAAGGAAGAGCAGGAACGGATCTTTACCAAGACGCCCTTTGGAAAAACCAAGGTGGTTGTCTCCACAAACATTGCCGAAACATCTGTGACCATTGAGGGAATCACTACCGTAATCGACTCTGGTCTGGCAAAACAGAATTTTTATAATCCAAGAACCTTTACATCCTCCCTGGTCGAAACGGAAATATCACAGGCCTCTGCCAATCAAAGGAGAGGTCGGGCGGGACGAACCCAACCGGGTACCTGCTACCGCCTCTACCCTAAAGATTCCTTCACATCCCGGCCCCTCTTTACAAGAGAAGAAATCTACAGGACAGACCTGGCTGAGGTCGTCTTGAGGATGGCGGAACTGGGCATCAGCAACTTCCAGAGCTTTGACTTCATCTCTCCCCCGGGCCGGAAGGGCATTATGGGAGCGGTAGAAACTCTGAAACTCCTGGATGCTCTGGACAACAGCAATAAACTCACCGCCGTAGGCCGGATGATGACCCCCTTCCCCCTCATGCCCCGCCATGCCAGGATGATCGTCGAATCCATCATGAACTATCCAAGCGTCATCAGGGAAACCCTGATCGCCGCGGCCTTTCTCAGTACCAACAGCCCCTACCTCCTGCCCCAGGGTGAAGAGATGGAAGCCCGACGGGCCCACCACCACTTCAGGGACAACAGAGGGGATTTTGCGGCCTACTTAAAACTCTTTGAGGGATTCAACACCAGCAGTGACCAGAGTGCCTTCTGCAAACGTTACTACCTTGAAGAAAGAACCATGTCGGAGCTTGTTAATATTCAGGGACAGCTTGAAGACATTGTGGGAGGCATGGGCATACCCATCGGCGAGGGGGGATCTCTAGATGACTACCTCTGCGCCTGCGCCCGGGGAAACATTCAGTTTGTCTGTGTCCGTTCCGGCCGGGGCAGTTACAAAAGCCTCACGGCAGACAGGATTCTGATCCATCCCGGTTCAACCATGTTCAGAGAGAGTCCGCCCTTTATTGTAGCCGGTGAGATTGTCCGTACCAGCCAGACCTACGCCCGTTCGGTCTCTCCCCTCACAAGGGAGCTGATCAGCAAAACCAATAGGGATTTAGCTCTACAGCTGGAACCTCAGGGAGTCGGCCGGATCAAGGAAAAGAAGAAAAGGGATACAAGTCAGGGGATCACCATTGGCAAAACGTCCTTTCCTGTGGTTCAACCCAAGAAGGGCAAGAAAAAAATGGCCCTCATCGACTGGACTTCGGCCTGGAAGGAATTAAAAAATATGGCCCCCGATCAGTGGCCTGACTACAAGGGAATGAAGGGAATTCTCAGTTGGGATGGACGTGAAATACTCAAAGGAACCCCCTTGAGTCTGATGTTTAAGATCATCACGAAGATTAACCCCAAAAAAGATATCCTCTCGGGAATCCCCAGTAAGAATTTCAGCATAGAAAACAACAAACACATGAACGAACTGGCTGAAAATATGCACATCCTCCTGAAGATTTCATCGTCGGGGAAGAGGAAAAAATCATCCTACGGTATCATTTCACTTCAGACCGATGGAGAAGGACACTTTTGGTTCCGCTCTGTCAGCAACTTTACCTCCGCTGTCAACGAATCCCTGGCCTCACTGGAACTCCTGGCAGACCAAGTCTCCAGTGAGATGGAGGGAGAACAATGGGGCCTGGTCAACAAGGCCTACCGGAGAGTGGACAGCTTTATTTCACTTTAA
- the hisS gene encoding histidine--tRNA ligase has product MSTIIEPKILKGFRDFLPATEIERKRVIRLLEDAFEGYGFVPIDTPVLEYTEVLLGKGSGETDKQMYRFFDNGKRDIALRFDLTIPFARFMAKNRSDLYLPFKRYHINKVWRGENTQKGRYREFTQCDFDIVGTDCASADFEILMMMRRSLKALEVPGCTIRLNHRGIFNRFLELLSLREQSEEVLRTVDKIAKIGREEVLRLLTEISDAPAALQILDFIQKEETFSATLSKMEKLAGGEDEDTLRLKEIYSYIQELNLEDAFELDPSITRGLDYYTGIVFETFLNDLPSIGSVCSGGRYNNLAGLYTKESLPGVGSSIGLDRLMAGLEELGRSAQKNSHSQLLILNMDKNLVGYYHKLAEDFREAGFRCEVYHESKKFVNQIKFAEAKGIPLALICGSNEKEAGTVNLKNLKTRESFEGLTPEEALKKAGEIID; this is encoded by the coding sequence ATGAGTACCATTATTGAACCGAAGATCCTGAAAGGCTTCAGAGATTTTCTACCAGCCACAGAAATTGAAAGAAAACGGGTCATCCGCCTCTTAGAGGATGCCTTTGAAGGTTACGGATTTGTCCCCATAGACACACCCGTACTGGAATATACCGAAGTCCTTTTGGGCAAGGGCAGTGGAGAAACGGACAAACAGATGTACCGGTTCTTCGACAATGGAAAGCGGGATATCGCCCTAAGATTTGACCTGACCATCCCCTTTGCCCGATTTATGGCCAAGAACCGCAGCGATCTCTACCTCCCCTTTAAACGTTACCATATCAACAAGGTATGGCGGGGTGAAAACACTCAAAAAGGACGTTATAGAGAGTTCACCCAATGCGATTTTGATATTGTGGGAACCGACTGCGCCTCGGCGGACTTTGAGATTCTGATGATGATGCGCCGATCCCTCAAGGCACTGGAAGTTCCGGGATGCACAATTAGGCTGAATCACAGGGGCATCTTCAACCGTTTTCTGGAGCTTCTGAGCCTGCGGGAACAGAGTGAAGAAGTGCTTCGAACGGTGGATAAGATTGCGAAGATTGGACGGGAAGAGGTGCTCCGTCTTCTCACAGAAATATCCGATGCTCCAGCGGCCCTTCAAATCCTGGATTTCATTCAAAAGGAGGAGACCTTCTCGGCCACCCTTTCCAAGATGGAGAAACTGGCGGGAGGTGAGGATGAAGATACGCTTCGTCTCAAGGAGATATACTCCTACATCCAGGAACTGAACCTGGAAGACGCCTTTGAACTTGACCCCTCCATCACAAGAGGTCTGGACTATTACACAGGGATCGTCTTCGAAACCTTCCTGAATGACCTGCCCTCCATCGGTTCCGTCTGTTCGGGAGGCAGGTACAACAACCTGGCCGGTCTCTACACCAAGGAATCTCTTCCGGGAGTGGGAAGTTCCATCGGTCTGGACCGTCTTATGGCAGGACTGGAGGAATTGGGAAGATCTGCTCAGAAGAACAGCCACTCCCAGCTCCTCATACTCAACATGGATAAAAATCTTGTGGGATACTACCACAAACTGGCTGAAGATTTCAGAGAGGCGGGATTCCGCTGCGAGGTCTACCACGAATCCAAAAAATTCGTCAACCAGATCAAATTTGCCGAAGCCAAGGGAATCCCCCTGGCCCTCATTTGCGGCAGTAACGAAAAAGAAGCCGGAACGGTCAACCTCAAAAACCTGAAGACAAGGGAGAGCTTTGAGGGACTGACTCCGGAGGAAGCCTTAAAAAAGGCAGGAGAAATCATAGATTGA
- a CDS encoding MFS transporter: MNEMKPSSLKMTTMDIASSVSLMAYSASMVATPICLIVLMKEMNLNLSEGGGIEAVRTILLIAVLLISGLAASRFGKTALLNTGGFLLAAGLFVYAAAPSYPVILAAMILIGLGGGLLEALINPLVQDLHPKDSGRYLNVVNAFFSMGVLMTVLSVGELLSRNIPWRAILTGLAFVFTMISFFFLFSSRHAHKTGQIPDNSYKNPLSHTKDLIKKRRFWVFALAMLCGGGTEAAYTFWSASYIQLYYETLPRAGALGTALFALGMITGRLASGWIKQSHLAALIIFSALGGLLFSLGFFWLKGLIPLMILLFFAGLAVACFWPSIQSYAADRMEGDSTMLFILLSTAGIPGFSIIVWVMGWIGDTWGLKAAFGVIPLLFLTLLITIALESRLPERKSKA; this comes from the coding sequence ATGAATGAAATGAAACCAAGCAGCCTTAAGATGACCACCATGGACATTGCCAGTTCGGTGAGTCTTATGGCGTATTCGGCCAGTATGGTAGCCACTCCCATTTGTTTGATAGTCCTGATGAAAGAGATGAATTTGAACCTCTCTGAAGGGGGCGGGATCGAAGCGGTACGCACCATCCTCTTGATTGCCGTTCTTTTGATCAGCGGTCTGGCCGCTTCCCGCTTTGGAAAAACAGCCCTGCTGAATACAGGAGGATTTCTCCTTGCCGCCGGTCTGTTTGTTTATGCAGCGGCTCCCAGCTACCCCGTCATTCTGGCGGCGATGATCCTCATTGGCCTGGGAGGGGGGCTTCTGGAAGCCTTGATCAATCCTCTTGTGCAGGACCTCCATCCAAAGGACTCGGGGCGTTACCTCAATGTGGTGAACGCCTTTTTTTCCATGGGAGTACTGATGACAGTCCTGTCAGTGGGAGAACTCCTGTCACGGAACATTCCCTGGAGAGCGATTTTAACGGGTTTGGCATTTGTATTCACAATGATTTCATTTTTCTTTCTCTTCAGCAGCCGTCATGCCCATAAAACAGGACAGATTCCTGATAACAGTTACAAGAATCCCCTCTCTCACACCAAGGATTTAATTAAAAAGAGACGCTTCTGGGTTTTTGCCCTGGCCATGCTCTGCGGCGGCGGTACCGAAGCGGCCTACACCTTCTGGAGTGCCAGCTATATACAGCTTTATTACGAAACCCTTCCCCGGGCAGGGGCTCTTGGAACGGCCTTATTCGCCCTGGGCATGATCACTGGCAGACTGGCAAGCGGATGGATCAAACAGAGCCATCTGGCTGCTCTTATAATCTTCTCCGCCTTGGGAGGACTCCTTTTCAGCCTGGGATTTTTCTGGTTAAAAGGATTGATTCCCCTGATGATCCTCCTGTTTTTTGCCGGACTGGCTGTGGCCTGCTTCTGGCCGTCCATACAATCCTATGCGGCCGACAGGATGGAGGGAGACTCCACCATGCTTTTCATCCTCCTGTCAACAGCTGGAATCCCTGGATTTTCAATCATCGTATGGGTCATGGGCTGGATTGGGGATACCTGGGGACTCAAGGCCGCTTTTGGGGTCATTCCCCTTCTATTTCTCACCCTCCTTATCACCATTGCCCTGGAAAGCCGTCTGCCCGAGAGAAAAAGTAAGGCTTGA